ATGTCTCACACCAAAACTTTACAGAAATCAAAAACATCTCAGCAAGAACACGACACTTTGTGTCTATTGTAAAATATAAGAAATCAATCCACAAAATAAATTGGGATCTCTCTAAATGGGCAGCTCATAAATACTGAACAAAATAGTTTAAAATAATATTTGGAATTTCTCTAAATCGGCAgctcataaataataataataataaatattttagtcAAAAATCTAGATGAAGAAGATTCCAGAAAGCCGGGTAACGAAAAACGACCTCCGACCTCCGGACAAAAACAAGTATCCAGAGAAAGAGAAATTCATAAACtgcaaaaatttaaaaagaaagcaTCTGCATAAATACCGAAGGAGAAGAACAAAGCAGACAAATTATATGGAAGATATGGAGAATAATCGCATCAGCCGACTGGTTAGGGTTTAAAAATGTGAAGCTTTAAATTCGCACACATCTTTCCTGCATCTCATATTCAGGTTGCTTCAAAAATCacaaatgcaaagaaaaagaaaaaaaattctttggcTTTGATAAGATATGGAGGATAATCGCCTCAGCCGACAGGTTAGGGTTTAAGAAAGTGAAGCTTTTAAACTCACGCACATCTTTCCTATCATCTCCATATGAAGGTTGCTTCAAAAATCTCAaatacaaagaaagcaaaagaaTTTCATGTGCTCTGATAAGATTACTCTCTGAGTGACTCAAAATTTCCTCTTCTATAATGGGCCTCCGGCGATTTCTCACGCGCCGGAAAAAATCGCCGAAAGATCATGCCTGTCTGAGCAACGATTTCCCGACCGATTGTCCGTTGCCAAGCACCGCAGAGCTGGAGAATGTGTTCAACAAATTTGACGCGAACGGCGACGGAAAAATATCGGTGTCGGAGTTGGGCGACGTTATGCGATCGCTAGGCAACGATCCGACGGACGACGAGCTACGGTTGATAATGGCGGAGGCGGATTTGGATGGAGATGGCTTTTTGAACTTGCCGGAATTCATGGCGCTTAATACGGAGGGCGTTGACAGCGTGGCAAGGCTGCGTGACCTGGCAAATGCTTTTAACATGTTCGACATGGATGGGAGTGGGTTTATTTCTGCTGCTGAGCTCCACGTTGTGCTTGGGAAATTGGGAGAAAGTTGCAGTTTGGATGAGTGTCGGCGTATGATTGGACGCGTCGATGCTGACGGGGATGGCCAGGTCAGCTACAACGAGTTCTTGGCCATGATGAATGCTCCTTGTTAATATCATCATCCACTTTGTTTTAGGACAAAGGTGTAAACCTACTTCGAGGGCAAACAATttgtttgggtctattttttaataatttttgaatTCAATATTTGAACTAGATTTAATTGGCAATAGCATTAGGAAAAGAGGTGTGTTTATCTTGCTGTCCTTCCTAAATTTATCTTCATAGATTTGTAAGTGTCTATTTTTCAACTCCCTGAGCTTTCTATCAATCATCTAATGgtgtgtgatttgaaatgttgatgcaaacaaaCACACACAATCCAAACCAGAAGCAAGCATAATTACTAATATGGATTATGGAAAACTAATATCTTTAAGACAAATGTTTCATTTTTAGTGTAATATAGTGCGTTTTTTTAGTAGATACACGTGTAAGTGATAGAATTTGATTCTCTTcgatttattatattatttgaatagGGAAAGGTTTCTTCGTATCTTgattattttttcaatgtttttgaattctaGCACTTGAACCAGATCCAATAGATCAACAGTAGCAGCAGGAAAAGACATCTGTTTGCTTTTTAGTGTAATATAGTGCTTAAGCTCAACCGTTTGGATCTTGCATTTTTGGGGTACAGACGTGTAAGTGGTGTAAAATTTGATGCTCTTTGATTTGTTTAGATTATAAATGGGGAAACGTTTCTCTGTAACTTGACTATTTTTCTAACTATTTTAGAATTTTAGTACTTGAAATAGATCCAATTGATTGGCAATACCATTAAGAAAACACATATGTTTCGTTTTCAATGTAATATAGTGCTTGAGGTCAAATATTTGAATTTTGCACTTTTGGGTAGAGATAGTGTAAGTGCTATAGAATTTGATGCTCTTTTATTTGTTTAGATAGGGAAAGTTATTTTTTTGGTGAATTCATTTGCTCTTATACTATCTTAGGATTTCACTTTGATGGTTGTGGGAGTTATATCTTCACTGTTTTAGAGTTTCAAATATGTAGTTTTTATTGCATCATCATTCTTAGATCTAGTTAGGGTTTTatttatgtcgagaggcatctacaatgacatcaaagtgTTCGTAAACAAAAAACCATTTTTGAAAcaatgacatgcaaatgattggtaaatgcatgaaatatgtcatgtttcaacttttgtggaggtgttattttattgctccaaataaaatagaaccctcgccacttgtctccaactagattcacaGTTTTTTGCATGCATGACTTTAATAGATTTGTATTCTTGgtatttagtattttagaagaacatttattttacaaatgattttcttctattataagatatctctcggcatattttacatatcttttctaaatataggtatactagtcttattcaattttatttgaatgatattttttttttaaagggtttGAATTTTATTGTGTAATATCGTTTTTGGCATTGCAGTATCATTCTTAGATCTAGTTAGGGTTTTATTCTTATTCATTCTTATTTGATTGATATATTTTCTTCTTCTAGGGTTTGAGTTTTATTGTGTAATATCACTTTTAGCAACCCTGCCCACCCTTGATTACCTCATTAGAGCTTCCTTTTTAGATTTGATTATTGACTAATTTCTTGATTTACATCTTAGATTTGTTAATTAATGTAGagcttttggattcgattgtgttagTGAGTTTTTTACCATCTTAAAGCACAATTCCCTCCCATGAAGGGTATCTATTAATGATATCTTGGATTTGGTTAGGATTTTATTCTTATTTGAATGATAtattttttgtcttctaggttTGTGTTTTATTGTGTAATATCACTTTTACCAACCCTATCCACCCTTGATTAACTCATTAGGGCTTCATTTTAAGATTTGATCATCGATTGATTTCTTGATTTACTTTAAAACAACTtatttctatttttattcattttcattaGGGATTGGAATTTTATTGTAATTGCTATATTTTTATCATGGAGATTTTTTTTCCCTTCCTTACTAAGATCACTTCCTATGTCACTCGTACACATTATGATGACACATATTTATTTGTGTTAGTGACTTATAGCTAAGATGACATCCTATATGCATTTGATAGAACTATGGAGCATGATGGTTTTTCTTTTACATCTACATATTCCCCTCCATATGCCTCTCTTGAATCGTATTTCCTTGAGGAATATAATGGTGTAGCTACACTTGTTCATCTTTACATACATATGATGATAATGCACCTTCTCCCATGCCTCATGATAAACTTATTCATTTATCTTTACCAATTTTTAACGATTATCATGAGCCAATAGTGAGATTTCTCATGATTGTATTTCTTCCATCACTGGTGATCTAGGCCTATACATGATAAAGTCATGAGGCTGCTAGTACTTATTCTCTATCATACAAATAATGGTCCATTGATAACATGTTTAGCATTAAGCATGGTGATAGTTCTTTATATTCTTTTGATGAATATGATGGTTCTTTATTTCATAATGATTTGATTCTTCATTTGTCTACTAATAACCCCCCCTTAGTTAAGATCTACTCAATTTCTACATGCATCATGATATAAAACTTTTTCATAGAAACCTAAATGTGGACCCTCTTGTGTTTTATTCTAATGTGTCTTTGAGAAATTGTGGACTATATTATTTCCACCCTCTTGTAAATAATCATTTAGCTCAAATATACCTAAGGATGAAGAACACTATGGTGATCTCTCGCAATTTTTACTTGATATATGTGAGAATAATGTTTCATTAATTGATACATCTTTTACCTTATCCACCATGTTTACACGTGATATGATGCATAGAAATTTACATATGTGACATGTTAATCATGATATCTTACCTTATGTGAACAACCTTGTCACAAAGATTTATTGTCTAGAATAAAATGGCACAAATATTTTAAATACAAGATAGTACTACAAAAATATCCCATTATCCTTTAGTTTGTGGAATTTTTCCAAGTGAATTTGTGCACCTTGTTTTGAAAAATTATGATATTCAAGGTgattaattataaaattttaatacTTCCAATTAATATACCTCCCTTACTTTATGAGGATCAATTATTCACTAAGATGTTTCCATCAACCTTAAGTAATGATGTTCTTAAATGGTTTTATTTGTTGACTCATACTTCCATTAATTCCTTCAAGGATTTGGCTAACGTGTTCACGAAACATGTTCATTATAATATTGAGCCTAACTTGTTGATCAATCAACTCATTCAATGAAAACAAAAGGAATAACCCTATTTATCATTATATTTTATTTTGCATAATACTATGTTGTCTCCATTATGAGATGGTGAGCTTCAACAAACCATTTAAATATTGTATATACAAGTGTATTATGTTTTTTTATCATTCATTTTTAGAATTATGTGTTAGTGTGATGTTCTTTATTAGAATATCCATGTGTATACCAATTTATTTAAAATAGCACTTCCCCCTTTTTCCATGAGTTAACATCATACCATGTTTAGAAAATGAGGGAAATAGGAATGTACCTAATGATTTTCCTAATGATCATAATAAAATTTATAAAGCAAAGCTATTTAAAGAGTTCACTACAATGAAAGAGCTTCCACAAATAGAATTGGGACAAATTTTGAAATACAATCACATTACCTTACCTCTTGTCAACCTAATGGACAACTCAAAGCTTGCACCAAATAACACCAACTAATTTTTTCCTATCAtcacatgtatattttttatagATAGATGCATGGAATTTAAACATAAATTTCAAGATATTATAGATAAAGAGGGCATAAAATTGAGTATAATTGTGagtgttagcattttcacaaaaggagattgttagcatctcagtaagtttgttggtatgaggatattgagaaggttgttggagattgttgatataattgagaaaggatgattactctcttaataacattattttgtcattgatgtcaagcaattgattttctgattcagtatgatgttgctatatcttaatgagtatgttttgataagtataaagatgtcggtaagagacatagaatgaatgtaaaaataaaaggggaataataagttattcaatgggcaactattaccgagttagacagtgatgagattatgttgttttgattgttttgatatcctatatatgagtattcaaagattgaacaagaaggagaaaagatttcaagctatagaattagttaaggcttgatactgttctatgttaccaagcaagatgctagtcggtaaaccctaaggttatcactatcggttaaagaaggcagaatatctaccgagtaaagttcagtatttatcgagtaacaaTCGAGTAATAACTAAATGcgttggatggataaatacattattaaatgtagaataccaatgagctggagttgatcagatgattggtatgtcgtgcaagaagtttgttgaggatctacgacatcgaAAATACAAGAGAAAAGATCTACATCGcaaattgaacggtcataacctagcacaagttccaaggcaaggtaaatcattttcagatcgaaggatacaatgaacctaatcatgttttaagatctgatggctaagattgaccatgggaaatgtgataaaagagattaagcagttaggtattgttcataaataagaaactattgatgaacaatgaatgcgggcaaaatagaagaacagtgacatgacagtagtgatcaccgagcatagaagattgaagatctgattgaagaacagattgagaagcccaacaagaagcaagataagtcttatgaaaagattgttttgagtatatagaatctgctttagcatttcagatgtgaagttgcaaatatattttattactgttatttattttgtaagtgacgggaaatctcttaaccgagtggacttaacagtcttatttgtaagccctctagcaaggtaacattctaaatgagtgtttgaaatcctttgacaaaggtcacttctaacaaagtgcaagactctaacaagtctgagggaaatcccttaactgggtcacatttagtaatgtgtttttgtaatctgtaattggattagcttttaaccgagcatactctagaagggtatatttcttagtgggtctgaaatcccatagtgatttttccctatttgggtttccacgttaaatctggtgttaaatgtgttatgatgttttaagtgtatctgtttatgagtattgaatgatttacagtcatagttgcatatcagtaaaggctaccgaggttgaatctggtgaatatattgtattgtgagtttttatgattcaccccccccccccctctctctcatcttaactaacaattggtatcagagctttggactctagaagaaaagtttaaaggtacttgaggaaagatctgaagatgtataaaagggatgcaccaaagctaaacaagtcaagtttctccacatggcagaaaaggatgaagctgcatttattaggaattggagaatatgcaacatattatctagagaatgattacatagcacctagcaccaacctgatgacaatggaagagataaaggaaaagaaagaacatattcaagctatgattgaaataacatcagcactaaccaactcagagtttaatgatctagaaggctgcaatgatgccaaaacgatgtggaccaagcttatatctgtgtatggtggtgatgaacatgttcagagagcaaaagtagacagtctaagaggtcaacttgaatccatgagaatgaatgaaggtgagaacataacccaatatagtacaaggttaaaggaaactctcaatcaaatcaaaggagcaggaggaactattgaagaaaaggatgtaacaagtaagttgcttagaacacttctacccgcttatgtcattcgagtctctacaatcaatgaattaaggtatgtgCCAAACATGTcggtctctttggatgctactatcggtaagctacatgcatttgagctaagtaattttgatagcagtgggtcctcggtaaataaagttgaatctgcattcagttcttttcatattggtgaatctaatgattacaatgatagaatgtataagtatactgaaggaaatcacagtggagcaagtgaatgatttcgcaaaaacatggaagaggtacacaaactatatgaagaaatcagaaagcaagaagagtttgaagcattattagccaaaaggttaccgagaggcaaagataagtataaaggaaagttacctttaaaatgttttaactatgatagaataggacatatggcttctaactgttctgacaaggaatctagtgaaaagagagaataccgagatgacagacagaaagacaaccaatacaggggacactgagacttcagaatgaaagatagaaagacatgcctagtagctgatgaggaatccaacgatgataaatctgatgggactgatacagaggaagttgtttatgtggctatcaaagatggatcagatgaagaaaggtatgaagaaaaagccctaatatctcacataaataaaaatgattcttggatcatagatagtggatgctcacatcacattacaggtgataaacacaagtttgttaaattagaagactatgatggaggatatgtaagatttggtaatgatgcaccatgtccggtgaaaggtaaaggatctataacacttcttgataatgctaaatgtgatgatgtatactgggttgaaggtttgaaatacaatttgttgagtgtagcatagctaaacaatataggatactgaatagaattctagaagggatgtgtcaaagttcatgacaaacatggaaagttggctactactaggacacaaacaaaaggtaatacatttcatcttgactcaactcagaacaattgtccatatgctaaactagaagatacctggttatggcataaaaggttttgtcatgtaaattttgataacatgatcaaaataagtaagaagcatcgagtaagaggtctaccgaacctggaaaaacctgagaatacaATATGTCGAGGATGTCGGATGGGCgagatgacaaagtcaagctttacaagtaagtcctacacttctaaaggaattttagatctagtccacactgatctttgtggtcctatgaaagttcaaagttattatggagataaatacttcatattatttgtggatgattactcaagaatgatgccagtcatgtttttaaaataaaaatcagaagcctttcaaatgttcaaatggtataaggatagagttgaaaaagaaacaggaagacaattgaaatgtctaagatctgatagaggaggagaattcatttctaatgaatttaacctattttgcaatgatcatggtataaagagacaagtgtctgcaccgagaactcctcagcaaaatgggatagctgaaagaagaaacagatcaactgtagattgtgccagaaccctgatgatagaaaagagggtacctcaaacattttggagagaagcaatcaacactgcaatttacaccctgaactgagtacaattgaagaaaggaactttgaagacaccatatgaaatctggtatgataagaaacctaatgtaagttattttaaaatatttggaagtagatgttattttcacaaagatgacagaaatggaaagtttgatcagaaaagcgaggaaggaacatttcttggttattcttctagaagtaaagcatttaaatgtctgatcaaatcatctaacaaaatagtagaaagtgcaaatgtgaaaattgatgaatttgcagaaagaaatgatgaaggaaattccaaagaaccagaaaattatgaagaatttgtttatgttcaagtGAGAAATtctaccgagaaagttgatgaagaaaatgaagaaaatactcagttaccgagtgatgaagaagatcaaatagagcataccgagcccatattagccaagtatgtcaagagaaatcatgcatcaagtcatattataggagataaggatgatccactgatgacaaggaacaaactgagacaaaacacatgtctgatatctgaatttgaaccgaggatagtaaaagaggcatttagtaatgaagattggataaatgctatgacaaaagaaattgaacaaatcaagaagaatgaaacatggacactggtcccaagaccaaaagagaaaaatgtaatcggtacaaagtggattttcagaaacaagctaaatgaaaaaggagaggtcattcggaataaagcaagactagtttgcaaaggatatgctcaagaagaaggaattgattatggtgagacttttgtccCTATggtaagacttgaaggagtaagaacattgttggcatatgttgcttacaaaaaattcaaggtatatcaaatggatgttaaatctatatttttgaatggtatactagaagaagaagtgtatattgaacaacctgaaggatttattgaagacaagaataaagatcaggtatgtaagttgaacaaagctttatatggtttaaagcaagcacctagagcatggtatgaaagactgcactcttatttgatcaagattgggtTTATAAGGACAAgtcaaaacaacaacatgtatatgaaaaatgatgaaaacaatggtatactgctttcagccatatttgttgatgatattattttttgtggaaatgactccttatgcaagaactttggaaatgaaatgtgcaaagaatttgagatgtcattaattggtgaaataaagtattttataggtttacagatactgcaaatgaaaaatgagattttcattacccaatccaagtatataaaggaaatcttgaagaaatttggaatggaggattctaaacctgtaagtactcctatgactaccaattgtaaactatcaaagagtgatgaatctgtgtctgttgatgagacactttactgatctatgattggaaagttgcaatatgtggttcacaacaagccagatatagcacatgtagtaggtatagttgcaagattttctgcagatcccaaagaaactcatttgacaacaatcaagagaattttcagatacctgagaggcactgaagattatggcttagtatatcaaaagagaaatgtttttgacttaaaagtctatactagtgctgattgggtaggaaacactgatgacaggaaaagcacaagcggtggagctttctttttgggagatagactagtaagttggcttagcaagaaacaaggatgcatttcacaatcaacagctgaagctgaaaatgtcgctgcaacattgaattgtaccaatatagcatggatcaaacaactgttggaaggtatgaatgagaaagttaccgagctagtaactatattctgtgataatactagtgccattaacatttcaaagaatctggtaatgcactctaagacaaagcatatctctataaagtatcattatctcagagaagaagttcaagagaagaaagttgtgctggaatgtatcagttcaaaggaacaaatagcagatattttcacaaagccattgccaagggacacttttgagtatctcagaagtcagttaggggtcctacccctatctagtactcactgatagagttcggtgaaagcatcaattatatgaatctaaaggataactatttatgagttgatgttgctttacacactttaggaggttgcctaaagttgtacaagaaaaagtgattgaagacaaagatgctctgaccgtgaatgagactgcaaggaaattacttcacaaaggaagaaatcatgaattagtttttctttttggcattgttgtcaaatggggagaagactaatttgtaaggaactaacagaagaagctgggagaagactaatgactgggagAGAATTCCAAAAATTTTTAGAGAAGTTTAAACAACAATCcgaatccgaatcaattgaaataaatcatgttggtattgccatcaatgccaaagggggagattgttagcatctcagtaagtttgttggtatgaggatattgagaaggttgttgaagattgttgatataattgagaaaggatgattactctcttaataacattattttgtcattgatgtcaagcaattgattttctgatttagtatgatgttgtcatatcttaatgagtatgttttcataagtataaagatgtcggtaagagacacagaatgaatgtgaaaataaaaggggaataataagttattcaattgggcaactattaccgagttagacagtgatgagattatgttgttttgattgttttgatatcttatatatgagtattcaaagactgaaaaagaaggagaaaagatttcaagctatagaattagttaaggcttgatactgttctatgttaccaagtaagatgctagtcggtaaaccctaaggttatcactatcggttaaagaaggcaaaatatctaccaagtaaagttcagtatttaccgagtaataatTGAATGCATTGGAtgcataaatacattattaaatgtagaataccaatgagctggagttgatcagatgattggtatgtcgtgcaagaagtttgttgaggatctacgacatcgaaaatacaagagaaaagatctacatcgcagattgaacggtcataacctagcacaagttccaaggcaaggtaaatcgttttcagatcgaaggatacaatgaacctagtcacgttttaagatctgatggctaagattgatcatgggaaatgtgatcaaggagattaggcggttaggtattgttcataaataagaaactattgatgaacaatgaatgcgggaaaaatagaagaacagtgacacgacagtagtgatca
The nucleotide sequence above comes from Cryptomeria japonica chromosome 11, Sugi_1.0, whole genome shotgun sequence. Encoded proteins:
- the LOC131026669 gene encoding probable calcium-binding protein CML25, producing MGLRRFLTRRKKSPKDHACLSNDFPTDCPLPSTAELENVFNKFDANGDGKISVSELGDVMRSLGNDPTDDELRLIMAEADLDGDGFLNLPEFMALNTEGVDSVARLRDLANAFNMFDMDGSGFISAAELHVVLGKLGESCSLDECRRMIGRVDADGDGQVSYNEFLAMMNAPC